A region from the Felis catus isolate Fca126 chromosome F1, F.catus_Fca126_mat1.0, whole genome shotgun sequence genome encodes:
- the CREG1 gene encoding protein CREG1 isoform X1, with protein sequence MAGRARGSARALLAALLAPALVALLVAPARGRGGRGHGDWDAAAALPPLPPREDAARVARFVTHVCDWGALATLSTDQAVRGWAFADVLSLSDGPPGAGSGVPYFYLSPLQQSVGNLQENPHATLTMSLAQTNFCRKQGFDPQSPLCAHIMLSGTVTKVNESEMDFAKQSLFVRHPEMKTWPSSHNWFFAKLNITNIWVLDYFGGPKIVTPEEYYNVTFQRRGTGQ encoded by the exons ATGGCCGGCCGAGCCCGCGGGTCCGCGCGCGCGCTGCTCGCCGCCCTGCTGGCGCCGGCGCTGGTGGCGCTGCTGGTGGCGCcggcgcggggccggggcggccGGGGTCACGGGGACTGGGACGCCGCCGCGGcgctgccgccgctgccgccccGCGAGGACGCGGCGCGCGTGGCCCGCTTCGTGACGCACGTCTGCGACTGGGGCGCACTGGCCACCCTCTCCACGGACCAGGCGGTGCGCGGCTGGGCCTTCGCCGACGTCCTCTCGCTCAGCGACGGGCCCCCCGGCGCGGGCAGCGGCGTGCCCTACTTCTACCTGAGCCCGCTGCAGCAGTCCGTGGGCAACCTGCAG GAGAATCCACATGCTACCCTGACCATGTCTTTGGCACAGACTAACTTCTGCAGGAAACAGGGATTTGATCCCCAAAGTCCCCTCTGTGCTCACATAATGCTGTCAGGAACTGTTACCAAG GTGAATGAATCAGAAATGGACTTTGCCAAGCAGTCGCTGTTCGTCCGACACCCTGAGATGAAAACGTGGCCCTCCAGCCACAATTGGTTCTTTGCGAAGTTGAATATAACCAACATCTGGGTGCTGGACTACTTCGGTGGACCCAAAATAGTGACACCCGAAGAATATTACAATGTCACATTTCA GAGAAGAGGCACAGGCCAGTGA
- the CREG1 gene encoding protein CREG1 isoform X2 yields MAGRARGSARALLAALLAPALVALLVAPARGRGGRGHGDWDAAAALPPLPPREDAARVARFVTHVCDWGALATLSTDQAVRGWAFADVLSLSDGPPGAGSGVPYFYLSPLQQSVGNLQENPHATLTMSLAQTNFCRKQGFDPQSPLCAHIMLSGTVTKVNESEMDFAKQSLFVRHPEMKTWPSSHNWFFAKLNITNIWVLDYFGGPKIVTPEEYYNVTFQ; encoded by the exons ATGGCCGGCCGAGCCCGCGGGTCCGCGCGCGCGCTGCTCGCCGCCCTGCTGGCGCCGGCGCTGGTGGCGCTGCTGGTGGCGCcggcgcggggccggggcggccGGGGTCACGGGGACTGGGACGCCGCCGCGGcgctgccgccgctgccgccccGCGAGGACGCGGCGCGCGTGGCCCGCTTCGTGACGCACGTCTGCGACTGGGGCGCACTGGCCACCCTCTCCACGGACCAGGCGGTGCGCGGCTGGGCCTTCGCCGACGTCCTCTCGCTCAGCGACGGGCCCCCCGGCGCGGGCAGCGGCGTGCCCTACTTCTACCTGAGCCCGCTGCAGCAGTCCGTGGGCAACCTGCAG GAGAATCCACATGCTACCCTGACCATGTCTTTGGCACAGACTAACTTCTGCAGGAAACAGGGATTTGATCCCCAAAGTCCCCTCTGTGCTCACATAATGCTGTCAGGAACTGTTACCAAG GTGAATGAATCAGAAATGGACTTTGCCAAGCAGTCGCTGTTCGTCCGACACCCTGAGATGAAAACGTGGCCCTCCAGCCACAATTGGTTCTTTGCGAAGTTGAATATAACCAACATCTGGGTGCTGGACTACTTCGGTGGACCCAAAATAGTGACACCCGAAGAATATTACAATGTCACATTTCA GTGA
- the CREG1 gene encoding protein CREG1 isoform X3, translated as MAGRARGSARALLAALLAPALVALLVAPARGRGGRGHGDWDAAAALPPLPPREDAARVARFVTHVCDWGALATLSTDQAVRGWAFADVLSLSDGPPGAGSGVPYFYLSPLQQSVGNLQENPHATLTMSLAQTNFCRKQGFDPQSPLCAHIMLSGTVTKVNESEMDFAKQSLFVRHPEMKTWPSSHNWFFAKLNITNIWVLDYFGGPKIVTPEEYYNVTFQ; from the exons ATGGCCGGCCGAGCCCGCGGGTCCGCGCGCGCGCTGCTCGCCGCCCTGCTGGCGCCGGCGCTGGTGGCGCTGCTGGTGGCGCcggcgcggggccggggcggccGGGGTCACGGGGACTGGGACGCCGCCGCGGcgctgccgccgctgccgccccGCGAGGACGCGGCGCGCGTGGCCCGCTTCGTGACGCACGTCTGCGACTGGGGCGCACTGGCCACCCTCTCCACGGACCAGGCGGTGCGCGGCTGGGCCTTCGCCGACGTCCTCTCGCTCAGCGACGGGCCCCCCGGCGCGGGCAGCGGCGTGCCCTACTTCTACCTGAGCCCGCTGCAGCAGTCCGTGGGCAACCTGCAG GAGAATCCACATGCTACCCTGACCATGTCTTTGGCACAGACTAACTTCTGCAGGAAACAGGGATTTGATCCCCAAAGTCCCCTCTGTGCTCACATAATGCTGTCAGGAACTGTTACCAAG GTGAATGAATCAGAAATGGACTTTGCCAAGCAGTCGCTGTTCGTCCGACACCCTGAGATGAAAACGTGGCCCTCCAGCCACAATTGGTTCTTTGCGAAGTTGAATATAACCAACATCTGGGTGCTGGACTACTTCGGTGGACCCAAAATAGTGACACCCGAAGAATATTACAATGTCACATTTCAGTAA